Below is a genomic region from Trichoderma asperellum chromosome 2, complete sequence.
CGGCACCGGGCTTGTTGACGTCGAAGGAACGAATGATGATCATGTGTGGCGAAAGGGAGAGATCTCTGACGGGAACAGGGATGGTGTTGACGATGGCATCGAGAACGGCATCGACGTTGACCTTGAGCTGAGCAGAGATGGGAATGACGGGAGACTTCTCAGCAACAGTTCCACGGATAAACTTGAGAATCGAGTCATAGTGCTGCTGAGTgatctcttctctcatcaGGTCGACCTTGTTCTgcaggatgatgatgttctCGAGCTTCATGATCTCGATGGCGGCCAAATGCTCTGATGTCTGAGGCTGAGGGCAGGATTCGTTACCTGCGATCAACAGAAGTGCTGCGTCCATGACAGCGGCTCCTGACAACATGGTGCTCATGAGAATGTCGTGACCAGGGCAGTCGACAAAACTAAAAGGATTAGGTATCAATAATACAGCTCTTATCTAGCAATTATAGGTCTATGGGGGCGGGGGAGAAAGGGGAGAGCGGTGGACGTACGAAACATGTCGCAACAGACGGTATGTGCCACCACAACCATCTCTCTCGCAAGGAGGGTCAACCTCCTTCTCACTGCCGTAGCTTCGGTAGCAGCCAGGACGAGGGCATGCAGCGTTATCACACTGGTAGATCTTGGCGTTGGCGTAACCCAGCTTGATGGTAATGTTACGGATCAGCTCGTTCTTGAATCGAACTGTCTGGACACCAGAAATGGCCTTGACGACGGTGGACTTTCCGTGAGCGACATGACCAATGGTACCGATGTTGATGGTGGCTTGTCGAGCAATAATCTCGGGGGTGAGAGGCGTCAGGATGGAAACATCGAGATCCTTGGGATCGGTCTGTGGGGGCAGCGGGGGCTTTGCGACCGTCTTGTCGGGGATGACGGGGTTGGACTTCTTGATGGCCGGCTTGAGGGCCTTCTCTTCGACGACGTTGTCCTGGGCGTCGATGGACTCTCCAGAGTCAGAGTCGGACTGGATATCGTCGTACTTCGGATCGTCAGACATGGTCGCTAGGCGGGGCAGTCTCTGACAATTCTTGGGTAGTCGGGGTTGATTCCTCTGAGGGTAAGGGATTGTTTTCTTTCGGGCAGTCGAGGAGCTTCAGGGCTCTTGATATGTGActggaaagaaaacaagggaTGTTTATCGAAGAGGTGGAGAGAAAGGCAAAAGCCTACAAGGTTTTTGTCACTATAAAATTGCGGAGGTTTGCACAAGCACCCATTTCGCTGTCGAGTGGTCAAAATTCATCGTGTGCAGCTGGATGACTCTTACGCTAAGCCTAGTTTGGCTTGATAACCTGATAAGGATTATTGCCCCTCCACAGGTGTAGAGTTGGTAAGCCCCCTCTTTAAGCAGCTCTACTTTCGCCGGTAGCCTGGCGAGTGCTGGTACAACTCATAAGCAAAGTCATTTGACAATATTCCTTCCAAAAGATTATAGAATATTTCCATGAggtgtgaaaaaaaaaaaaaaaaaaaaaaaaaaaagaccaaaatCGGAAAtgaaaatagaagaaaaaaaaatataaagaaagtcAAATGACAATGCTTTGATGAGCACTGCTAGAGTGATGGGGATGTCTGGGTGCTTTGTGCCTAGCGATCGTTGTAAGCGCTTAAGcatatgatgatgaagaaggataTGTAACAAATGACTATTCTGAATATCTAATGTTGTAACTGTATTATGTAGAGCTTGACAATAAAAGCGACAGAGACTACACAGAAAGAATGGAGAATTGTAGAAAAAGACAGCGAAGAGTCGGCACAGAATGGGTATTGGCATAGAGGAGGGGAAGTATTCCGAGTGTTGCAAGGATGCCGGATAGCCACTCTTCTAATATAGCAATTGTGCTGGCAAGTGCTAAAGAAGTCGGATCAACCACCGACTTTCTTAATTGTTACTAAAGAAGCTCTAATCAAACACAGTTGCTTGTTAGACATTGGACATTTGAGATTCCGCATTCGTGAAATATAAATCACAACACGCTGCTTCATAATGCCCCGAAACCGTTGTCGCGATGTAGATACTCTTGGCAATTATGTTACTTGAATCCAATCCGAGCACTCTCATATAGGTAATTTGCACCGCCTTGGATGAGAGTATCTGTCATGTACATACCAAAGCTCTCAGA
It encodes:
- the GCD11 gene encoding eukaryotic translation initiation factor 2 subunit gamma (BUSCO:EOG092D1UVP) — translated: MSDDPKYDDIQSDSDSGESIDAQDNVVEEKALKPAIKKSNPVIPDKTVAKPPLPPQTDPKDLDVSILTPLTPEIIARQATINIGTIGHVAHGKSTVVKAISGVQTVRFKNELIRNITIKLGYANAKIYQCDNAACPRPGCYRSYGSEKEVDPPCERDGCGGTYRLLRHVSFVDCPGHDILMSTMLSGAAVMDAALLLIAGNESCPQPQTSEHLAAIEIMKLENIIILQNKVDLMREEITQQHYDSILKFIRGTVAEKSPVIPISAQLKVNVDAVLDAIVNTIPVPVRDLSLSPHMIIIRSFDVNKPGAEIDDLKGGVAGGSILHGVLKLGDEIEIRPGIVSRDNSGALKCTPLFSRVISLNSEGNDLKYAVPGGLIGVGTQIDPTLCRADRLVGFVLGLKGKLPDIYSEIEINFYLLRRLLGVKTADGKQAKVAKLAKNEVIMVNIGSTSTGAKVAAIKNDAAKLILTSPVCTDVGEKVALSRRIDKHWRLIGWATIAAGVTLEPSSA